In a genomic window of Myxococcota bacterium:
- a CDS encoding aromatic amino acid ammonia-lyase → MASKPEAAGLSGTPPPADTARSSSTPSPLTLGTEAVRLSDVCAVARGERRVVLAGDADYRARLQAGRTALASRLENGGEVYGVTTGVGASQGTHVEAHAREEAAAHILRFHGVGTGRVLDPEEAAAVVVTRLASLARGYSAVRPEVLERLCALLNARVLPRIPEEGSVGASGDLTPLSYVAALLVGEREAWVGDGIVDAAEAHQTQGLDPLALEPKESLALMNGTSVMTALAALSLERARRLARFACALTAMSVRAIAGNPAHYAPEIFALKPHPGSECAAAWIRADLAPADAWKPMRLQDVYSLRCAPHVIGVLLDALRFAEEWVEIELNGVNDNPIVDPDGGGVFHGGNFYGGHIAFAMDGVKAAVAGIADLVDRQMQLLCSPATNGGLPENLTAGAAGTHGFKALQISTSALAAEALKLTMPAASFSRSTEAHNQDKVSMGTIAARDCRRVLELSETAAAMLLLANGQALELRGDATGPGPAHQLRATLRQWVAPVEEDRRQDLDIATVLDHYRDGSLLAALEDADGAR, encoded by the coding sequence ATGGCCAGTAAGCCCGAGGCCGCAGGACTCTCCGGAACTCCCCCGCCGGCCGACACAGCCCGAAGCTCCTCCACCCCGTCTCCGCTGACGCTGGGCACCGAGGCCGTGCGCCTCTCGGACGTCTGCGCGGTCGCCCGCGGCGAGCGCCGCGTCGTTCTTGCTGGCGACGCCGACTACCGCGCGCGCTTGCAGGCCGGACGCACGGCTCTCGCGTCCCGTCTCGAGAACGGCGGCGAGGTCTACGGCGTGACGACCGGGGTGGGCGCCAGCCAGGGCACCCACGTCGAGGCCCACGCACGGGAAGAGGCCGCGGCCCACATCCTCCGCTTCCACGGCGTCGGGACCGGGCGCGTGCTCGACCCGGAAGAGGCGGCGGCCGTCGTCGTGACGCGACTCGCGTCGCTGGCGCGGGGCTACTCCGCCGTGCGCCCCGAGGTCTTGGAGCGGCTCTGCGCGCTGCTGAACGCCCGCGTGCTGCCGCGCATTCCCGAGGAGGGATCGGTCGGCGCCAGCGGCGATCTCACGCCGCTCTCCTACGTCGCCGCGCTGCTCGTGGGGGAACGCGAAGCCTGGGTCGGTGACGGGATCGTCGACGCGGCGGAAGCGCACCAGACACAGGGGCTCGACCCCTTGGCGCTCGAGCCGAAGGAGAGCCTGGCCCTGATGAACGGGACGAGCGTGATGACGGCGCTCGCCGCCCTCTCGCTCGAACGCGCGCGGCGCCTGGCCCGCTTCGCGTGCGCGCTGACGGCGATGAGCGTGCGCGCCATCGCGGGCAACCCGGCCCACTACGCGCCCGAGATCTTCGCGCTGAAACCGCACCCGGGCAGCGAATGCGCGGCAGCCTGGATTCGCGCGGATCTGGCCCCGGCGGATGCCTGGAAGCCGATGCGGCTGCAGGACGTCTACTCGCTGCGCTGCGCCCCCCACGTGATCGGCGTGCTTCTCGACGCGCTGCGGTTCGCCGAGGAGTGGGTCGAGATCGAGCTCAACGGTGTCAACGACAACCCGATCGTCGACCCGGACGGCGGCGGCGTCTTCCACGGCGGCAACTTCTACGGCGGCCACATCGCCTTCGCGATGGACGGGGTGAAGGCCGCGGTGGCCGGAATCGCCGACCTCGTCGATCGACAGATGCAGCTCCTCTGCTCCCCGGCGACGAACGGTGGGCTCCCGGAGAATCTCACGGCCGGAGCCGCCGGCACCCACGGCTTCAAGGCGCTGCAGATCTCGACGTCGGCGCTGGCCGCCGAGGCGCTCAAGCTGACGATGCCGGCCGCCTCGTTCAGCCGCAGCACGGAAGCGCACAACCAGGACAAGGTGAGCATGGGCACGATCGCGGCGCGCGACTGTCGCCGGGTGCTCGAACTCTCCGAGACCGCGGCGGCGATGCTGCTGCTGGCGAACGGCCAGGCGCTCGAGCTGCGCGGCGACGCCACCGGGCCTGGCCCGGCTCACCAGCTACGCGCCACGCTCCGCCAGTGGGTCGCCCCCGTCGAGGAGGACCGGCGCCAGGACCTCGACATCGCAACGGTGCTCGACCACTACCGCGACGGCAGTCTGCTCGCCGCGCTCGAGGACGCGGACGGCGCCCGGTGA
- a CDS encoding acyl-CoA thioesterase — MRAGLRLHETRVETDVPFHHVDALRIVWHGHYPKYFELASTALLQKLGLDSGEIGGTRFKMVVIDSAVRHSFPMRYADRVEICAWISEYARRVTVRYEIRNLTHDKRTARGHTTLATLDDEGRLRLETPPEIAARIAGDSR, encoded by the coding sequence GTGAGGGCGGGTCTCCGACTGCACGAGACGCGCGTCGAGACCGACGTGCCCTTCCACCACGTCGACGCCCTGCGCATCGTGTGGCACGGCCACTACCCGAAGTACTTCGAGCTCGCGAGCACCGCACTCCTGCAGAAGCTCGGCCTCGATTCGGGCGAGATCGGCGGCACCCGCTTCAAGATGGTGGTAATCGACTCGGCGGTGCGGCACAGCTTCCCGATGCGCTATGCCGACCGGGTGGAGATCTGCGCCTGGATCTCCGAGTACGCCCGGCGCGTCACCGTGCGCTACGAGATCCGCAACCTCACCCACGACAAGCGCACCGCGCGCGGCCACACCACGCTCGCCACCCTCGACGACGAGGGACGCCTGCGGCTGGAAACGCCGCCCGAGATCGCGGCGCGCATCGCGGGCGACTCCCGCTAG
- a CDS encoding LLM class F420-dependent oxidoreductase — translation MKFGLFGINMGPLGDTDAMLAVAEHAEAAGLESVWTGEHVVLPDPQVPPSPAKPGTPFLDPSVALAAIAARTERIRLGTGIIILPQRNPVELAKELASLDQVSRGRLLFGLGAGYLEPEFRALGANFPERGAVTDEAIDVLRALWTEEKPAFHGKHYRFEGIDAHPRPHQSPHPPIIVGGMSRAAARRAARRGNGWYGFFTDPDITARSLGWIREAVDEGLRDAKLGDLEVSVSPPPDPDDATFARYAELGVHRIVGVSTARTPDDMRRYVDTLAAQAERF, via the coding sequence ATGAAGTTCGGACTGTTCGGAATCAACATGGGTCCCTTGGGCGACACCGACGCCATGCTCGCCGTTGCGGAGCACGCCGAGGCGGCGGGGCTCGAGTCGGTGTGGACCGGCGAGCACGTGGTGCTGCCCGACCCCCAGGTACCGCCCTCGCCCGCCAAGCCGGGCACCCCGTTCCTGGACCCCTCGGTGGCGCTCGCGGCCATCGCGGCGCGCACCGAACGCATCCGGCTCGGTACGGGCATCATCATCCTGCCCCAGCGCAATCCGGTCGAGCTCGCGAAGGAGCTGGCGAGCCTGGATCAGGTCTCGCGCGGACGGCTGCTCTTCGGGCTGGGCGCGGGCTACCTCGAGCCCGAGTTCCGCGCCCTCGGCGCGAACTTCCCCGAGCGCGGAGCCGTCACCGACGAGGCGATCGACGTTCTGCGCGCCCTCTGGACCGAGGAGAAGCCCGCGTTCCACGGCAAGCACTACCGGTTCGAGGGCATCGACGCGCACCCGCGTCCCCACCAATCGCCCCACCCGCCGATCATCGTGGGCGGCATGAGCCGAGCCGCGGCGCGCCGCGCTGCGCGTCGGGGCAACGGCTGGTACGGGTTCTTCACCGATCCGGACATCACCGCCCGGAGCCTCGGTTGGATCCGCGAGGCGGTCGACGAAGGCCTGCGCGACGCGAAGCTCGGCGATCTCGAGGTGAGCGTCTCGCCGCCGCCGGATCCGGACGACGCCACCTTCGCGCGCTACGCCGAGCTCGGCGTACATCGGATCGTCGGGGTCAGCACGGCCCGCACGCCGGACGACATGCGACGCTATGTCGACACCCTCGCCGCACAGGCGGAGCGCTTCTAG
- a CDS encoding amidohydrolase family protein, translating into MPLDLLVRGGSVVDGTGLPPFTADVGIRDGRVAAIGRIDESATRVVDADGLCVTPGFIDVHTHYDVQLDWDPTASPSMQHGVTTVLTGNCGFTLYPAKPEDVGWLAGMLTRVEGMSAEAMKEGFRFTGGGFADFWKRLEGKIALNVGGYVGHCAVRRFVMGDDASERTANPDEIVQMQELVRQAMREGAVGFSTSQLDLHVGADGRGVPSNFASPEELVALASVLAEFTHGVIEIIPRSHGEGHDEADRALVLEMARVSGKAIELGPLAPTPEQPMGWQNTLSFVREAREQGLRLHPQFMSQQMGLHLRLSDTFVFDEMPAWLEALTGTNEERCRALADPERRQRMRAELDLPRAAPFQIADLELEHVRDPENREMVGKTAGEIAAERGADPLDVFLDLSIAEDLSTAWKTRMDDVARQFIEHVVGETIAEPLVMAGSSDGGAHLASFVGADYTTMLLDTWVPERLSLEQAVWRLAGMPAAVHGLRDRGVLRVGAKADLNLIDRSKLSAGAHRIACDFPANTERYTVDAEGYEMVVVNGVPAMEQGTPTGATPGEILHGA; encoded by the coding sequence ATGCCTCTCGATCTCTTGGTTCGCGGCGGTAGCGTCGTCGACGGTACGGGCCTGCCGCCCTTCACGGCCGACGTCGGCATTCGCGACGGGCGCGTGGCGGCCATCGGCCGCATCGACGAGAGCGCCACCCGCGTCGTCGACGCCGACGGTCTGTGCGTAACGCCGGGCTTCATCGACGTGCACACCCACTACGACGTGCAGCTCGACTGGGACCCGACCGCGTCGCCGTCGATGCAGCACGGCGTCACGACCGTGCTGACCGGCAACTGCGGCTTCACCCTGTATCCGGCGAAGCCCGAGGACGTCGGTTGGTTGGCCGGGATGCTCACGCGCGTGGAAGGCATGTCGGCCGAAGCGATGAAGGAGGGCTTCCGCTTCACCGGGGGCGGCTTCGCCGATTTCTGGAAGCGCCTCGAAGGCAAGATCGCGCTGAACGTGGGCGGCTACGTCGGCCACTGCGCGGTCCGCCGTTTCGTGATGGGCGACGATGCCTCCGAACGCACGGCGAACCCGGACGAGATCGTGCAGATGCAAGAGCTCGTGCGCCAGGCGATGCGCGAAGGCGCGGTCGGCTTCTCCACGTCGCAGCTCGACCTGCACGTCGGCGCCGACGGTCGCGGGGTGCCTTCGAACTTCGCGAGCCCCGAAGAGCTGGTCGCGCTGGCCTCGGTGCTCGCCGAGTTCACCCATGGGGTGATCGAGATCATTCCGCGCAGCCACGGCGAAGGGCACGATGAAGCCGACCGTGCGCTCGTCCTCGAGATGGCCCGGGTGTCCGGCAAGGCGATCGAGCTCGGTCCGCTGGCGCCGACGCCGGAGCAGCCGATGGGCTGGCAGAACACGCTGTCCTTCGTGCGTGAGGCGCGCGAGCAGGGGTTGCGTCTGCATCCCCAGTTCATGAGTCAGCAGATGGGGTTGCATCTGCGGCTCTCGGACACCTTCGTGTTCGACGAGATGCCGGCCTGGCTCGAAGCCCTCACCGGCACCAACGAGGAGCGCTGCCGCGCCCTCGCCGACCCGGAGCGCCGCCAGCGCATGCGCGCCGAGCTGGATCTGCCCCGAGCGGCGCCCTTCCAGATCGCCGACCTGGAGCTCGAGCACGTTCGCGATCCCGAGAACCGCGAGATGGTGGGGAAGACGGCGGGCGAGATCGCAGCGGAACGTGGCGCCGATCCGCTAGACGTGTTCCTCGACCTCAGCATCGCGGAAGATCTGTCCACGGCGTGGAAGACGCGCATGGACGACGTCGCGCGCCAGTTCATCGAGCACGTGGTGGGCGAGACGATCGCCGAGCCGCTGGTCATGGCGGGCTCGAGCGATGGTGGCGCCCACCTCGCGAGTTTCGTCGGCGCCGACTACACGACGATGCTGCTCGACACCTGGGTACCCGAGCGCCTGAGCCTCGAGCAGGCGGTGTGGCGACTGGCGGGCATGCCCGCCGCCGTGCACGGCCTGCGCGACCGCGGCGTCCTGCGCGTCGGCGCGAAGGCCGACCTCAACCTGATCGATCGCAGCAAGCTCAGCGCCGGGGCGCATCGCATCGCCTGCGACTTCCCCGCGAACACCGAGCGCTATACGGTGGACGCGGAGGGCTACGAGATGGTCGTGGTGAACGGCGTCCCCGCGATGGAACAGGGGACGCCCACCGGCGCGACGCCCGGCGAGATCCTGCACGGCGCCTGA
- a CDS encoding zinc-binding dehydrogenase, with amino-acid sequence MQQVRIHAPGEVQLDDVPTPEPGPRDAVVRVQACGICGSDLGYIKIGGMAGPTPEPMPLGHEFSAVVDRVGSEVRRFPPGTRVVVNPIAASNAIGSGGGEGAYAPEVLVRNVDDGSVLFPIPEDLPFDRAALAEPLGVGMHAVERAGVSPGDQVTIFGAGPIGLMSLAVLKYRGFDDVAIVDLSPHRLGIAEKLGASLLLNPDDGDLWKRLRKLHGKAFFMDVVPTTGSHAYIEATGSEAVLQDILAQARPGAAISLVALHRQPRTLDLMSVMAKELTIAGSIAYPEDYGDMVRMLSEVDLSPAITHRFGLADYTQALDTARDPNVAGKVLIEP; translated from the coding sequence ATGCAACAAGTACGAATCCACGCGCCGGGCGAAGTGCAGCTCGACGACGTCCCGACGCCCGAGCCGGGCCCCCGCGACGCGGTCGTGCGCGTCCAGGCCTGCGGGATCTGCGGCAGCGACCTCGGCTACATCAAGATCGGCGGCATGGCCGGGCCTACGCCCGAGCCGATGCCGCTGGGTCACGAATTCTCGGCCGTCGTCGATCGCGTCGGCAGCGAGGTCCGTCGCTTCCCGCCGGGCACCCGCGTCGTGGTCAATCCCATCGCGGCATCGAACGCGATCGGCAGCGGTGGAGGCGAAGGCGCCTACGCGCCCGAGGTGCTGGTGCGCAACGTCGACGACGGCAGCGTGCTGTTTCCGATTCCCGAGGATCTGCCCTTCGACCGCGCGGCTCTCGCCGAGCCTCTCGGCGTCGGCATGCACGCCGTAGAGCGCGCGGGCGTGTCGCCCGGCGACCAGGTGACGATCTTCGGCGCCGGTCCGATCGGCTTGATGTCGCTGGCCGTCCTCAAATACCGGGGCTTCGACGACGTCGCGATCGTCGACCTGTCGCCCCACCGGCTCGGGATCGCCGAGAAGCTCGGCGCCAGCCTCTTGCTGAACCCCGACGACGGCGACCTCTGGAAGCGTCTCCGGAAGCTCCACGGGAAGGCGTTCTTCATGGACGTCGTGCCCACCACCGGAAGCCATGCGTACATCGAGGCGACGGGCTCGGAAGCAGTGCTCCAGGACATCCTCGCCCAGGCCCGCCCCGGTGCGGCGATCTCGTTGGTCGCGCTCCACCGCCAGCCCCGCACCCTCGATCTGATGAGCGTGATGGCGAAGGAGCTGACCATCGCCGGCTCGATCGCCTACCCCGAAGACTACGGAGACATGGTGCGCATGCTCTCCGAGGTGGACCTCTCCCCGGCGATCACGCACCGCTTCGGTCTTGCCGACTACACCCAGGCCCTCGACACGGCGCGCGATCCGAACGTCGCTGGCAAGGTGCTGATCGAACCCTGA